A genomic window from Blastococcus saxobsidens DD2 includes:
- a CDS encoding class I adenylate-forming enzyme family protein → MVRVTVHSFEESATMAFGYLPWERPGTSGAAPCVRDENAELTYAEFDARIAAFAGQLAEHGFGRGDVLAVMLPNRVELLVALFAAWRLGGAATPVNPVFTASEADHQITDSGATVVVNLGPDAPTGGCAAIHVGDMRVTGGVAVPPVDLRGEDLALLIYTSGSTGRPKGVMLDHANAEAMSGIMAAHFGLTEADHCLLVLPLFHVNAIMVSALASFRSGGQLSIVGSFSASRFFEQVERLRPTYFSAVPTIYALLASLPEDVRPDTSSLRFVVCGAAPVSAELLDRCEERFRFTMVEGYGLTEGTCASACNPVDGVRKLGTVGPALPGQRIAIIREDGSLADTGETGEVVISGPTVMRGYLGKPEETARTVVDGWLRTGDVGRLDEDGYLTLVDRVKDMIIRGGENIYPKEIESVLHGLPEVLEAAVVGRPDAVLGEAPLAYVSLYPGATLSEDELLEHCRRHLTRVKVPEAISVVPALPKNPVGKIDKPALRRSLQPQTA, encoded by the coding sequence ATGGTGCGGGTCACAGTGCACAGCTTCGAGGAGTCGGCGACGATGGCGTTCGGTTACCTGCCGTGGGAACGGCCCGGGACATCCGGTGCGGCGCCGTGCGTCCGCGACGAGAACGCCGAGCTGACCTACGCCGAGTTCGACGCCCGCATCGCCGCCTTCGCCGGTCAGCTGGCCGAGCACGGTTTCGGCCGCGGGGACGTGCTGGCCGTCATGCTGCCCAACCGCGTGGAGCTGCTCGTGGCCCTGTTCGCGGCCTGGCGGCTCGGTGGCGCGGCGACGCCGGTCAATCCCGTCTTCACCGCCAGCGAGGCCGACCACCAGATCACCGATTCCGGTGCCACGGTGGTGGTGAACCTCGGCCCCGACGCACCCACCGGGGGGTGCGCGGCGATCCACGTCGGGGACATGCGGGTCACCGGCGGCGTCGCCGTCCCGCCGGTCGACCTGCGGGGAGAGGACCTGGCACTCCTCATCTACACGAGCGGGTCGACCGGGCGCCCCAAGGGCGTGATGCTCGACCACGCCAACGCCGAGGCCATGTCCGGGATCATGGCCGCCCACTTCGGGCTGACCGAGGCGGACCACTGCCTCCTGGTGCTGCCTCTCTTCCACGTCAACGCCATCATGGTGAGCGCCCTCGCGAGCTTCCGGTCGGGTGGGCAGCTGAGCATCGTCGGCAGCTTCTCCGCGAGCCGCTTCTTCGAGCAGGTCGAGCGGTTGCGGCCCACGTACTTCTCGGCGGTGCCGACGATCTACGCACTGCTGGCCTCGCTGCCCGAGGACGTCCGACCGGACACCTCGTCGCTGCGCTTCGTGGTCTGCGGTGCCGCTCCGGTGTCCGCCGAGCTCCTCGACCGCTGCGAGGAACGCTTCCGGTTCACCATGGTGGAGGGCTACGGCCTCACCGAGGGCACCTGCGCCTCGGCGTGCAACCCCGTCGACGGCGTCCGCAAGCTGGGCACCGTCGGCCCCGCACTGCCGGGCCAGCGGATCGCGATCATCCGCGAGGACGGCTCCTTGGCCGACACCGGGGAGACCGGGGAGGTCGTCATCTCCGGGCCGACCGTGATGCGGGGGTACCTCGGCAAGCCCGAGGAGACCGCCCGGACCGTCGTCGACGGTTGGTTGCGCACCGGCGACGTCGGCCGGCTGGACGAGGACGGGTACCTCACGCTGGTCGACCGCGTGAAGGACATGATCATCCGGGGTGGCGAGAACATCTACCCCAAGGAGATCGAGTCGGTCCTCCACGGCCTGCCCGAGGTGCTCGAGGCCGCTGTCGTCGGCCGGCCGGACGCCGTCCTGGGTGAGGCGCCGCTGGCCTACGTCAGCCTCTACCCGGGCGCCACCCTCTCCGAGGACGAACTCCTCGAGCACTGCCGGCGTCACCTCACGAGGGTGAAGGTCCCCGAGGCCATCAGCGTCGTACCGGCACTGCCCAAGAACCCCGTCGGCAAGATCGACAAGCCGGCGCTTCGTCGTTCACTCCAACCTCAGACGGCCTGA
- a CDS encoding GNAT family N-acetyltransferase, producing the protein MGAVSSPTAQVATAADWPEVARLRTRVFVEEQGVPPEIEQDAADATAVHVLSRDDAGRLVATGRLLVDGPTARIGRMAAAADVRGRGHGAAVLAELHRQAAARGATEVELHAQLPARRFYEREGYTAVGDVYEEAGIAHVTMRRRLGEGRAGAV; encoded by the coding sequence ATGGGCGCCGTGTCGAGCCCCACCGCGCAGGTCGCCACCGCCGCCGACTGGCCCGAGGTCGCACGGCTGCGCACCCGCGTCTTCGTGGAGGAGCAGGGTGTCCCGCCGGAGATCGAGCAGGACGCCGCCGACGCGACCGCCGTCCACGTGCTCAGCCGCGACGACGCGGGGCGGCTGGTCGCCACCGGGCGGCTGCTGGTGGACGGGCCGACGGCGCGGATCGGCCGGATGGCCGCGGCCGCCGACGTCCGGGGCCGGGGCCACGGCGCCGCGGTGCTGGCCGAGCTGCACCGCCAGGCGGCCGCCCGGGGCGCCACGGAGGTCGAGCTGCACGCCCAGCTGCCGGCCCGCCGGTTCTACGAGCGCGAGGGGTACACGGCCGTCGGCGACGTGTACGAGGAGGCCGGTATCGCGCACGTCACGATGCGCCGGCGGCTCGGGGAGGGGCGTGCGGGAGCCGTGTGA
- a CDS encoding CPBP family intramembrane glutamic endopeptidase: protein MSGLPTSLADFGPAALAAVVVAGYLVVGEPVVGHVLHRRFEGRLRTDAGARRSFYRRLLVLEWGLAVLTFVVWLFAPGVDGGAVGLRWPQEWPRSFTAVVVAVVLLFVVASTRQLRSGALLEMARPARRPGEGRHAEPPGQSTLALLPRTDEERRLFTVVGITAGVCEEWLYRGFFLAVVSAVVGGAPPFVLVVVAAVAFGLAHAYQGRAGILLTGVLGGVMAGLYLDTGSLLLPVLLHALIDLRFLLVPASALPSSLHGPREAPGV from the coding sequence GTGTCGGGTCTGCCGACCTCCCTCGCCGACTTCGGGCCGGCGGCGCTGGCCGCGGTCGTGGTGGCCGGCTACCTCGTCGTCGGGGAGCCGGTGGTGGGGCACGTCCTCCACCGTCGGTTCGAAGGGCGCCTGCGCACCGACGCGGGAGCGCGGCGGTCGTTCTACCGGCGGCTGCTGGTCCTGGAGTGGGGGCTGGCGGTGCTCACGTTCGTGGTCTGGCTGTTCGCGCCCGGCGTCGACGGCGGCGCCGTGGGGCTGCGGTGGCCGCAGGAGTGGCCGAGGTCGTTCACGGCGGTCGTCGTCGCGGTCGTGCTGCTGTTCGTGGTCGCCTCGACCCGGCAGCTCCGCTCCGGTGCGCTGCTGGAGATGGCCCGCCCCGCGCGCCGCCCGGGAGAGGGCCGGCACGCCGAGCCGCCCGGGCAGTCGACCCTCGCCCTGCTGCCCCGCACCGACGAGGAGCGGCGGCTGTTCACCGTGGTCGGCATCACCGCCGGGGTGTGCGAGGAGTGGCTCTACCGCGGCTTCTTCCTGGCCGTGGTGTCGGCCGTGGTGGGCGGTGCCCCGCCGTTCGTGCTGGTGGTCGTCGCCGCCGTCGCGTTCGGGCTGGCGCACGCCTACCAGGGCCGGGCGGGGATCCTCCTCACCGGCGTCCTCGGTGGCGTGATGGCCGGCCTCTACCTGGACACCGGTTCGCTGCTGCTGCCGGTGCTGCTGCACGCGTTGATCGACCTCCGGTTCCTGCTGGTGCCGGCCAGTGCCCTGCCCTCGTCGCTGCACGGCCCGCGGGAGGCCCCCGGGGTCTGA
- the dnaE gene encoding DNA polymerase III subunit alpha — protein sequence MSTPSRAENFVHLHVHTEYSMLDGAAKLPEVTAAAAEQGMPALAMTDHGNVFGAYDFYKKATAAGVKPIIGMEGYYTPGSRFDRAPFDFGDKLLDEEGDGGSNRGKAAYTHMTLLARTTEGMHNLFRISSLASLEGQYRKPRFDRDLLEKYGTGLIATTGCPSGEVNMWLRAGKEDKARQAAADFQDIFGKENFYAELMDHGLSIEKKTRPALLAIAKDLGIPLLATNDLHYTHKEDADAHDALLCIQTGSRLNEPNRFKFNGNGYYLKSAAEMRALFTGDLAEACDNTLLVAEQCEVTFTEGADLMPRFPLPPGEDETSWFVKEVERGLHKRYPGGIPDHVRKQADYEVGIISQMGFPGYFLVVADFINWAKDNGIRVGPGRGSAAGSLAAFAMGITDLDPLAHGLIFERFLNPERVSMPDVDIDFDDRRRGEVIQYVSQKYGEERVSQIVTYGTIKAKAAIKDAARVLDRPYSVGDELTKLMPPGVMGKDIPLSGIFDPKHERYKEAAEFRARYESDPGAAEVVDQARKLEGLKRQWGVHAAGVIIGRYPLIDSIPIMRREADGAVITQFDYPTCETLGLLKMDFLGLRNLTVIDDALRNIVLNGKEPIDLDELSKDLTDKATYELLGRGDTLGVFQFDGGPMRSLLRLMRPDNFEDISAVGALYRPGPMGANSHTNYALRKNGQQEITPIHPELAEPLAEILGQTYGLIVYQEQVMAIAQKVAGYSLGKADLLRRAMGKKKKSVLDAEYVGFEAGMTANGFSAAAVKTLWDILVPFADYAFNKAHSAAYGLVSYWTAYLKANYPAEYMAGLLTSVGDDKDRRPIYLAECRRMGIKVLPPDVNESSWDFTAVGTDIRFGLASVRNVGTNVVESIVRAREEKGAFKDFADFMRKIDTVACNKKVIESLAKAGAFDSLGHSRQGIVAVHAQAVESAMGLKRKEAEGQFDLFGSFGDEGGAEDPFAGALDLTIPTADWSKSERLMFERDMLGLYVSDHPLHGVEHVLAANADTPIVEINAGGVEDGANVTIAGILTAVSPRTNKQGAPWAIATVEDLESGIEVLFFPKTWAEVSEKVVRDQIVVVKGRISRRDDQPSLFGSEVVIPELTDGPRGPVLVSMAAARCTPPVVERLREVLGSHPGTTEVQLKLVNGSRETVLRLDQGLRVRPSTALMGDIKALLGPTSVALL from the coding sequence GTGAGCACCCCGTCCCGCGCAGAGAACTTCGTGCACCTGCACGTGCACACCGAGTACTCGATGCTGGACGGCGCGGCGAAGCTGCCGGAGGTCACCGCGGCCGCGGCGGAGCAGGGGATGCCCGCGCTGGCGATGACCGACCACGGCAACGTCTTCGGCGCCTACGACTTCTACAAGAAGGCCACCGCCGCCGGGGTCAAGCCGATCATCGGCATGGAGGGGTACTACACCCCCGGCTCCCGGTTCGACCGCGCCCCGTTCGACTTCGGCGACAAGCTCCTCGACGAGGAGGGGGACGGCGGGTCCAACCGGGGCAAGGCCGCGTACACCCACATGACGCTGCTGGCCCGCACCACCGAGGGCATGCACAACCTGTTCCGCATCTCCTCGCTGGCCAGCCTGGAGGGGCAGTACCGCAAGCCGCGCTTCGACCGCGACCTGCTGGAGAAGTACGGCACGGGCCTGATCGCCACCACCGGCTGCCCGTCGGGCGAGGTGAACATGTGGCTGCGCGCCGGCAAGGAGGACAAGGCGCGCCAGGCGGCCGCCGACTTCCAGGACATCTTCGGCAAGGAGAACTTTTACGCCGAGCTGATGGACCACGGGCTGTCCATCGAGAAGAAGACCCGCCCCGCGCTGCTGGCCATCGCCAAGGACCTCGGCATCCCGCTGCTGGCCACCAACGACCTGCACTACACGCACAAGGAGGACGCCGACGCCCACGACGCCCTGCTGTGCATCCAGACGGGGTCGCGGCTCAACGAGCCCAACCGCTTCAAGTTCAACGGGAACGGCTACTACCTGAAGTCCGCCGCCGAGATGCGCGCGCTGTTCACCGGCGACCTGGCCGAGGCATGCGACAACACCCTGCTGGTCGCCGAGCAGTGCGAGGTCACCTTCACCGAGGGTGCCGACCTCATGCCGCGTTTCCCGCTGCCGCCGGGCGAGGACGAGACCTCCTGGTTCGTCAAGGAGGTCGAGCGCGGGCTGCACAAGCGCTACCCCGGCGGCATCCCCGACCACGTGCGCAAGCAGGCCGACTACGAGGTCGGAATCATCAGTCAGATGGGCTTCCCGGGGTACTTCCTCGTGGTCGCCGACTTCATCAACTGGGCCAAGGACAACGGCATCCGGGTCGGCCCGGGCCGCGGCTCGGCCGCCGGCTCGCTGGCCGCCTTCGCCATGGGCATCACCGACCTGGACCCGCTGGCCCACGGCCTGATCTTCGAGCGGTTCCTCAACCCCGAGCGCGTCTCCATGCCCGATGTCGACATCGACTTCGACGACCGCCGCCGCGGCGAGGTGATCCAGTATGTCTCGCAGAAGTACGGCGAGGAGCGGGTCAGCCAGATCGTCACCTACGGCACGATCAAGGCGAAGGCCGCGATCAAGGACGCCGCTCGCGTGCTGGACCGGCCGTACTCGGTGGGCGACGAGCTGACCAAGCTGATGCCGCCGGGCGTGATGGGCAAGGACATCCCGCTGTCCGGGATCTTCGACCCCAAGCACGAGCGCTACAAGGAGGCCGCGGAGTTCCGGGCCCGCTACGAGTCCGACCCGGGCGCGGCGGAGGTCGTCGACCAGGCCCGCAAGCTCGAGGGCCTGAAGCGGCAGTGGGGCGTGCATGCGGCCGGCGTCATCATCGGCCGGTACCCGCTGATCGACAGCATCCCGATCATGCGGCGCGAAGCCGACGGGGCGGTCATCACGCAGTTCGACTACCCGACCTGCGAGACGCTCGGCCTGCTGAAGATGGACTTCCTGGGCCTGCGCAACCTGACCGTGATCGACGACGCGCTGCGCAACATCGTGCTGAACGGCAAGGAGCCGATCGACCTCGACGAGCTCAGCAAGGACCTCACCGACAAGGCGACCTACGAGCTCCTCGGCCGCGGTGACACCCTCGGCGTCTTCCAGTTCGACGGCGGCCCCATGCGGTCGCTGCTGCGCCTGATGCGGCCGGACAACTTCGAGGACATCTCCGCCGTCGGCGCGCTCTACCGCCCAGGTCCGATGGGTGCGAACTCGCACACCAACTACGCGCTGCGCAAGAACGGCCAGCAGGAGATCACCCCGATCCACCCGGAGCTGGCCGAGCCGCTGGCGGAGATCCTGGGCCAGACCTACGGCCTGATCGTCTACCAGGAGCAGGTCATGGCGATCGCCCAGAAGGTCGCCGGGTACTCCCTCGGCAAGGCCGACCTGCTGCGTCGCGCGATGGGCAAGAAGAAGAAGTCCGTCCTGGACGCCGAGTACGTCGGCTTCGAGGCCGGCATGACGGCCAACGGCTTCTCGGCCGCCGCGGTCAAGACGCTGTGGGACATCCTGGTCCCGTTCGCCGACTACGCATTCAACAAGGCGCACTCGGCCGCGTACGGGCTGGTCTCCTACTGGACGGCCTACCTCAAGGCCAACTACCCGGCCGAGTACATGGCGGGGCTGCTCACCAGCGTCGGCGACGACAAGGACCGCCGGCCGATCTACCTGGCCGAGTGCCGGCGGATGGGCATCAAGGTGCTCCCGCCGGACGTCAACGAGTCGTCCTGGGACTTCACCGCCGTCGGCACCGACATCCGCTTCGGCCTGGCCTCGGTGCGCAACGTCGGGACCAACGTCGTGGAGTCGATCGTCCGCGCCCGCGAGGAGAAGGGCGCGTTCAAGGACTTCGCCGACTTCATGCGCAAGATCGACACGGTGGCCTGCAACAAGAAGGTCATCGAGTCACTGGCCAAGGCCGGGGCGTTCGACTCGCTGGGCCACTCGCGTCAGGGCATCGTCGCCGTCCACGCCCAGGCCGTCGAGTCCGCCATGGGGCTCAAGCGCAAGGAGGCCGAGGGCCAGTTCGACCTGTTCGGCAGCTTCGGCGACGAGGGCGGCGCGGAGGACCCGTTCGCCGGTGCCCTGGACCTCACCATCCCGACCGCGGACTGGTCGAAGAGCGAGCGGCTGATGTTCGAGCGGGACATGCTCGGCCTCTACGTCTCCGACCACCCGCTGCACGGCGTCGAGCACGTGCTGGCGGCCAACGCCGACACCCCGATCGTCGAGATCAACGCCGGCGGTGTCGAGGACGGCGCGAACGTCACCATCGCCGGCATCCTCACGGCGGTCTCCCCGCGCACGAACAAGCAGGGTGCGCCGTGGGCGATCGCGACGGTGGAGGACCTCGAGTCGGGCATCGAGGTGCTGTTCTTCCCGAAGACCTGGGCCGAGGTCTCGGAGAAGGTGGTCCGCGACCAGATCGTCGTGGTCAAGGGGCGGATCAGCCGCCGCGACGACCAGCCGTCGCTGTTCGGCTCGGAGGTCGTCATCCCCGAGCTGACCGACGGGCCGCGTGGTCCGGTGCTCGTGTCCATGGCGGCGGCGCGCTGCACCCCGCCGGTGGTCGAGCGGCTGCGCGAGGTCCTGGGCAGCCACCCGGGCACCACCGAGGTCCAGCTCAAGCTGGTCAACGGCAGCCGGGAGACCGTGCTCCGTCTCGACCAGGGGCTGCGGGTTCGCCCGAGCACGGCGCTGATGGGCGACATCAAGGCGCTGCTCGGTCCGACCAGCGTGGCCCTGCTCTGA
- a CDS encoding DUF3556 domain-containing protein yields MGFKTADMPPVDPAQFESMPFMERMRMLATHWCEYGFGGPKTNHMLYVYKLIFYVVGGVAVVALTTPGLGGIGDFGSWWGELIVYQKLIIWTVLFEITGWASSSGPLAFKFKPFIGGFLYWTRRNTLRLPPWPGKVPFTKGDHRTTFDVALYVTILATLVFLLVTPGFESSALPGSEAGLLPQWGLLTYVALIIVMGLRDRVVFLAARSEQYVAVLFFFGILSNHVDMVLAAKIAVVTIWMGAGISKFGHHFTNVVPPMMSNTPWLTSLRFKRALYRDYPNDLRPSKLAWAFAHIGGTVVELVLPLVLLFSTNSTITWLAIVGMVVFHIFITSTFPLAVPLEWNVFFMFAPVWLFAGFPASEGYGVGDISSPWLLAAILAVFVAFPILGNLRPDLVSFLPSMRQYAGNWASAAWAFRGDEAEDKLNKHLVKYNPNQVDQLSGAFGKEIAEIFMQKAVAWRTMHSQGRGLMSLMMRHLDRLENYRIREGEFVCTTLVGWQFGDAHLHNEQTITAVQQRCGFEPGECIVVWVESQPIHRPTQEYKVIDAALGVVERGYWNVAEAVAEQPWLPNGPIPHTVTWRSPGYTPAGEHPHPVVRASVSA; encoded by the coding sequence ATGGGATTCAAGACCGCAGACATGCCGCCGGTGGACCCGGCCCAGTTCGAATCGATGCCGTTCATGGAACGCATGCGGATGCTCGCCACCCACTGGTGCGAGTACGGCTTCGGTGGGCCGAAGACCAACCACATGCTCTACGTCTACAAGCTCATCTTCTACGTCGTCGGTGGCGTCGCCGTCGTCGCCCTCACCACGCCCGGCCTCGGGGGCATCGGCGACTTCGGCTCCTGGTGGGGCGAGCTGATCGTCTACCAGAAGCTGATCATCTGGACGGTGCTGTTCGAGATCACCGGATGGGCGTCGTCGTCCGGTCCGCTGGCGTTCAAGTTCAAGCCGTTCATCGGCGGCTTCCTCTACTGGACCCGGCGCAACACCCTCCGGCTGCCCCCGTGGCCGGGCAAGGTGCCGTTCACGAAGGGCGACCACCGCACCACCTTCGACGTCGCGCTGTACGTCACCATCCTGGCCACGCTGGTCTTCCTGCTGGTCACCCCGGGATTCGAGTCGTCGGCCCTGCCGGGGAGCGAGGCGGGGCTGCTCCCGCAGTGGGGGCTGCTGACCTACGTGGCCCTGATCATCGTCATGGGGCTCCGTGACCGGGTCGTCTTCCTGGCCGCGCGCTCCGAGCAGTACGTGGCCGTGCTGTTCTTCTTCGGCATCCTGAGCAACCACGTCGACATGGTCCTCGCGGCCAAGATCGCCGTGGTGACGATCTGGATGGGAGCCGGGATCTCCAAGTTCGGGCACCACTTCACCAACGTCGTCCCGCCGATGATGAGCAACACCCCCTGGCTGACGTCGCTGAGGTTCAAGCGGGCCCTCTACCGCGACTACCCGAACGACCTGCGGCCGTCAAAGCTGGCGTGGGCCTTCGCCCACATCGGCGGCACAGTCGTCGAACTCGTCCTCCCGCTGGTTCTGCTGTTCTCGACGAACTCGACGATCACCTGGCTGGCCATCGTCGGGATGGTGGTGTTCCACATCTTTATCACCTCGACGTTCCCGCTCGCCGTGCCGCTCGAGTGGAACGTCTTCTTCATGTTCGCCCCCGTCTGGCTCTTCGCGGGCTTTCCCGCCTCCGAGGGCTACGGCGTCGGCGACATCAGCTCGCCGTGGCTGCTCGCCGCCATCCTCGCCGTCTTCGTCGCCTTCCCGATCCTGGGGAACCTGCGGCCCGACCTCGTCTCGTTCCTGCCGTCGATGCGGCAGTACGCCGGCAACTGGGCGTCGGCCGCCTGGGCGTTCCGTGGTGACGAGGCCGAGGACAAGCTGAACAAGCACCTGGTGAAGTACAACCCCAACCAGGTCGACCAGCTCTCCGGCGCGTTCGGCAAGGAGATCGCCGAGATCTTCATGCAGAAGGCGGTGGCCTGGCGGACCATGCACAGCCAGGGCCGGGGCCTGATGTCGCTGATGATGCGGCACCTCGACCGCCTGGAGAACTACCGCATCCGGGAGGGGGAGTTCGTCTGCACCACGCTGGTCGGCTGGCAGTTCGGTGACGCCCACCTGCACAACGAGCAGACGATCACCGCCGTGCAGCAGCGCTGCGGGTTCGAGCCGGGTGAGTGCATCGTCGTGTGGGTCGAGTCACAGCCGATCCACCGCCCGACCCAGGAGTACAAGGTCATCGACGCGGCGCTCGGTGTCGTGGAGCGCGGCTACTGGAACGTGGCCGAGGCGGTGGCCGAGCAGCCCTGGCTGCCGAACGGGCCGATCCCGCACACCGTCACGTGGCGCAGCCCCGGC